In Citrus sinensis cultivar Valencia sweet orange chromosome 3, DVS_A1.0, whole genome shotgun sequence, the sequence GATTCAAGATGAATGGAAAGTTCAggaaatcaacaaaaaaacacATGCGCATGCATCTGCATCCTTTATATGCAAGAAAAAGCGAATACCTGAGAATTCTCACTGCCACTGGCAATAAATGTACCATCCAAGCCACCAAAGCAGGACCGTATCACATATTTGTTTTGGCTGTGGCCCGTATACTTAAATGGTTTTTCCCATTTTCCAGCAACATCCCACATGTGGATCTCTTGGCTGTTTAAGTTGACAATGAAGTTCTTACAATCTACCGAAACCGACAGGGATGTGATTGGGTGCTCCTCAGAGATGACCCTCTCAGCATATGTCCCCAAATTTAGTATCCGAATATCTTTATCTGATAAAACGCTGATAAGATTTTCCCCATCTGGTGTCACAGCAAGATCCAAAACCTTGGGAATCCTCGTCCCCCTCCATGCTTTTATCTCGTTCCCATCACAGTCGCACATGAAGATGCCCTTCTCAGTGTCAGAACTGCCACAGACAAGTCGCTTTGAGTCCGGAAACCAAGCACATGAGCTGACAATGAAGCCATGATCCCCAAATGTATGCTTGCAGATACCTGTTTCCACATCCCACAGCTTGAGAACTTCTGCATTTCCACATGTGAGCAACTTTGTGTCATCAGGGCTCCATGCCACAAAGGAAACTGGGTTCTGGTGGCTTCGGAGAGTGTGTTTCAATGTCAGTTTACTGTCTTCCAGCACCTAGGAGGAGGAGTACAAAAGAATGAATCACTTTTACAAGTTTACGTAGTAATCTATAATCTGGATATCAAATCAATTACATGCATCTATAAGCTTAAGCAATTATCATACATGCGTGTGTGTGCTTGGAGCAAGTGTGTGTATTTCATGTTTTACGAATCGTATATAACAACATCACTGAACAACAACAACCTTCCACATGGTTCTTAAAAGTTCATTTCCAATTGACGCTATAGTTGGCAAccaattttagttttgttcACTAAAtgttgcaaaagaaaaaattgtttggaaTCCAGAGTAATACTCAGAAAGtacaatatttcaaaaacatTTATACTCTCTGTGTGTTACATCGATTTCAAATTAGCAACTTTACCATCAAAAGGGGTAAAGAAGCTTGATGTAATACTTCTAATAGGCAATGGCTAGGATCACGTCTGAAGCATACCTTCCATATGATGGCTGAGCAGTCACTTGATGAAGATGCTAAGTACTCTCCATTGTTAGAAAATTGTACAAACCAAACTTCATTTTTATGCTCAGTCAGTATCTGCAACAATAAGAAATCAATGGAGttgcatatatataaaatatataaaaaagcaAGACACAGTGAGcaacaaatacaagatatccacatacataaaatatcataaaacaGCAAGCCACTGTGAGCAAGAAATACAAGATATCCATTTGGCATAAATCACAGTATATGTATTGTTTCCTAGGGTTACGcttagataatatttttcttctactGAAAATAAGCATAACTATCTAGATGCATGACCATGAACAAGTTTAGGAATTTGCAATCAACAGCAATGCGTATGGTATATACAGGATTCAAGTCCTGCCATGCATTTTTTGATAGGACAAGTACTGCCATACTGGATTGAGAGTTTCGAGAATAGTCTTGAAAGATACCAGCTTAAGGCAATTTAGAATGATACAATACGGTCTCTAATAAacatttaacatttaacaTAGGGTGAAAAAGCCTTTGTAACTTTGCAATATTGACTTGCTCAACTATCCAACCTAATTTTGCAAAAGTGAAACAACGAAAATATATTGCTTTCAGTTCATTCCTCCACTCTAGCTAAGCTATGTATAAATTTACATGGTTTAGAAAGGAAAACCAGAATGATTATTTGGGAGAGGCATTATCTTAAGGTTGCTACATTACCAATAAAAGATCATAGGGTCTTCTGataaattctatatataagcATATGTAGAAATGCATACGCAAGAGGCATCTCCACATGCCATAAGAAGAAGATGGATAGCTGTTAGCAACAAGTATAAGCTCGTAGCctaatatttcattaatataataGAGCTTGTGTCATAAATTTCCAATCAAGACGTTTTTGTTACAATAAGAAGCATTGCTATTCTAACCAAATAAAAAGATCTTCAGGGAAATTCACAATTTAATCACCAAATAATGATTCTAAGAGGAAATCAATACTATTATTCTCCACCCCACGTGTAATTTTGGTAAATAGGACTTGGGAAATTGACTTCCTGTGTCACTCTATTAAAGGACTCATTTTGAAGGGAATTGTAGCTTATAAAATTTCTAACTATGAAAAATGTTAGAAACATTTTAGAGATTGTGTCATAAACTTCCAATCAAGACCTTTTTGTCACAATAAGAGGCATGGATATTCAATCAAATAAACAGATCTTCAGGTAAATTTACATTCTAATCACCAAGTAATGATTATAAGAGGAAAtgaatcaatattattattctcagCTCCACGagtaatttcaataaataggACTTTGGGAAATTGATTTCCTGTGTCACTCTATTAAATGACTCATCTCGAAGGGAAATATAGCTTATAAAATTTCTAACTAtgaaaaaagacaaattgTATTctataatctaaaatttggCAAAATCCACGGCCCTTACAATTTTGTAGTTTTAACTTTGAGTATTTTAGCAGTTACAGGATCCAACTCTCTCGCTAGATTTATTAACGCAGCAACGGTATCGATTTCAACTGCAATAAGATGCATACCTGAACAGTCTCTGTGGGGATTTGATTGGCAAAATCCACGGCCCTTACAATTTTGTAGTTTTAACTTTGAGTATTTTAGCAGTTACAGGATCCAACTCTCTTGCTAGATTTATTAACGCAGCAACGGTATCGATTTCAACTGCAATAAGATGCATACCTGAACAGTCTCTGTGGGGATTTGATCTCTACCACAGCAATGATCCTCATAAAGTGAAATGGCAACTGATGAATTGTGATATTGACATGAATCAATCTGAGATGTAACAGCAGTTTCAACAAGATGTTCCAATCTTCTCTCCGGCACCACTTCAGGTGGAGGAAGCAGTCTTTCCAGCTCCACTAACAACCTTTTTCGCAGCTCAAGAACTACACCCTCGTCTATCTTCCCCAAGTTCATCCCCTCCACGCAGAGCATGCTAGAAGCAAGGTTATGAATCTTGTCCTTGCTCATTTGCAAGGACGAAACCCGTTTCCTCAACACATTCAAAGCCAAAGAGTCATCCCCGCGATTCAAGTACTCCAAAAAACACTGCTTGAACACCAGAAACAACACCGAGGCTCTCCTCTCATCGTTCAAATCCGTAATTGCAATAAGGGTATCAATACAACCATCCCAATCACCATTAAGTATTTGCACTTCCAGCCGTTCAAACCCTTTAGACTTGTATGATACACCGGACTCAGACTCCAGACAAGAAGCAGACTTTTGATACCCTAACGAATACAAGCATTGAACTATAACTCTCACAAATTCGTACTTCTTTATTAGACCTCTTGGGCCTATCATTGTAGATGAATTCTCCATCAAAGTGAAATTTCGAGAAATTCTACTACAACCTTTTGATGAACCCAAAACTCCaaaatttctcaataaattccaaaaataacaaatacccaaaagcCAGATAgggaaataaaaatctataaGTTCAAAgtttactatatatatacatatatgtatatctAGAAGAGAATAATACAAAAGAGTACAACTACACTTACATACCCAACTGAGCAGCTAGCAACGAGAAGACAAATTTGGGCAACTGGGGATTTAACGAATGAAT encodes:
- the LOC102631471 gene encoding WD repeat-containing protein WDS homolog, encoding MENSSTMIGPRGLIKKYEFVRVIVQCLYSLGYQKSASCLESESGVSYKSKGFERLEVQILNGDWDGCIDTLIAITDLNDERRASVLFLVFKQCFLEYLNRGDDSLALNVLRKRVSSLQMSKDKIHNLASSMLCVEGMNLGKIDEGVVLELRKRLLVELERLLPPPEVVPERRLEHLVETAVTSQIDSCQYHNSSVAISLYEDHCCGRDQIPTETVQILTEHKNEVWFVQFSNNGEYLASSSSDCSAIIWKVLEDSKLTLKHTLRSHQNPVSFVAWSPDDTKLLTCGNAEVLKLWDVETGICKHTFGDHGFIVSSCAWFPDSKRLVCGSSDTEKGIFMCDCDGNEIKAWRGTRIPKVLDLAVTPDGENLISVLSDKDIRILNLGTYAERVISEEHPITSLSVSVDCKNFIVNLNSQEIHMWDVAGKWEKPFKYTGHSQNKYVIRSCFGGLDGTFIASGSENSQIYIWNRRNSKPIEILSGHSMTVNCVSWNPKRPKMLASASDDHTIRIWGPCQSSEV